ACCTCGACGCCACACTGCAGGAGCTCTACCGGCAGATCGCGACCTATCCCGCGCCCGTCGCGGTCGCCGGCCGCGGCGCGCTCGTCGGCGCTGGCGCGGTCCTCTCGCTGTCCTGTGAGTTCCTCGTGCTCGGCCGCGAGACGACCTTCGCCGTCCCGGAGGTCGCCTACGGGATCGCCTCGGAGCGGTCGGCCGAGTTGCTCCCCGGTATCGTCGGCCAGCGCGTCGCCGCCGAACTCCTGCTCACCGGCGAGGCGATCGAGCCCGAACGCGCCCGCGAGGTCGGCCTCGCAAACGACGTGGTCCCCGAGACCGAGGTCGAGGCCCGCGCCCGCGACCTGCTGGAGACCGTCGCCGAACACGACGACGAGACGGTCGCGGAACTCGTCGGCCTGCTAGGTGACGCCCGATGAGCGACGTGCCGTCGGGGGACTTCGCGGTCGAACGCGAGAGCTGGCCCGAGGGCCTGTCGCGCACGCTCTCCTTCCCCCACGGCCGACGGCCGCTCCACGAGTACGTCCGCGAACACGCCCGGGACCGGCCGGACGCGCCGGCGGTCACCTTCTACGGTCGGACGCTCTCCTGGCGCGAGTTCGACGACGCGGTCGACGCGTTCGCCGCCGGACTGACCCGGCGGGGGCACGGCCCCGGCGACGTCTGCGCGCTCTTCCTCCAGAACTCGCCGCAGTTCCTCGTCGCCTACCACGGCGCACACCGCGCGGGCCTCGCGGTGACGCCGCTCAATCCCCAGTTCGAGACGCCCGCCGTCCGCCGCCAGCTCGACGACAGCGGGGCCGCCGTGCTCGTGGCCCACAGCGGGCTGCTCGCCACCGCCCGTCCGGGACTCGCGGACACGGACGTCGAGCGAGTGCTGCTCACGGCCTACGGGGAGTACACGGGCGAGTCGTCGCCCGTGCCGGTCCACCCCGACGTGGCCGAGGAGCCGTCGGTGGTAGACGCGTTCGCGGACGGACCGGGCGAGGGTGGCGGCGGCCCCGAGGAGACGGCCTTCGCGGACCTCCTGGCGGC
Above is a genomic segment from Halorientalis sp. LT38 containing:
- a CDS encoding enoyl-CoA hydratase/isomerase family protein; the encoded protein is MVTAGTEYVSVAAGPDVVTVELSRPEKLNALLPETIEGLSRVFETLAEDPGRGVLLTGEGDVTCAGMDTEIVSGDYAEEHADLDATLQELYRQIATYPAPVAVAGRGALVGAGAVLSLSCEFLVLGRETTFAVPEVAYGIASERSAELLPGIVGQRVAAELLLTGEAIEPERAREVGLANDVVPETEVEARARDLLETVAEHDDETVAELVGLLGDAR